In one window of Meiothermus sp. DNA:
- a CDS encoding M3 family oligoendopeptidase, with protein sequence MSQFTAELPTWDLDSLFPGFESQKFKATWGQVEGQLRDLQDFMQAHRIGQEGASTGKYTFEALVEKLNTFGDTLGPLYAYVLMRVDADSADAEAQVRLSELELLLLQYQKLRPRLQRWLALLDAEAVQAGDYRILLEEARVQAQHLMSEPEEVLAAELSLSGGRAWVKLHSNLTSQITAVVQGEELPMTAVRNLAMHPDERVRKAAYEAELKAWRAHETALSAALNGYKGEVSTLNRKRGWEDDLAPALFENRISRKTLRAMQQVMVDSFPHWRRYFVAKARALGKDRLDWWDLFAPVGRPGQRPKKWSWEEGQRFIVEHLLGFSQAAAELAQRAYAERWLDAPPRKGKVGGAYCTPVGQGRSRILLNHEDSFESISTLAHELGHAYHNHCLREVPYLLRQEPMTLAETASIMNETVVGEAALRVLPPAEQLGVLEGSLQSAAQVIVDIHSRFLFEQAVFAQRRERELLPVELCRLMQEAQEATYGEALATYHPYMWAVKGHYYGSNFYNFPYAFGLLFGLSLYRQYQLEGPGFVARYDELLASVGKYPAEQLAARFGFDLESVDFWQGGMEVLKERIAYFEGLLVHT encoded by the coding sequence ATGAGCCAGTTCACTGCCGAGCTTCCAACCTGGGATTTAGATAGCCTGTTTCCGGGTTTTGAATCGCAGAAGTTCAAGGCTACTTGGGGCCAGGTGGAGGGTCAACTGCGGGATTTGCAAGACTTCATGCAGGCCCACCGCATTGGTCAGGAGGGGGCCTCAACCGGTAAATATACCTTCGAGGCCCTGGTGGAGAAGCTCAACACCTTTGGCGACACCCTGGGGCCGCTTTACGCCTACGTGTTGATGCGGGTAGATGCCGATAGCGCCGATGCCGAGGCCCAGGTCAGGCTATCGGAACTCGAGCTTTTGCTCCTTCAGTACCAAAAGCTGCGCCCCCGCCTTCAGCGCTGGCTGGCCCTGCTGGACGCTGAGGCGGTCCAGGCGGGCGACTACCGGATTTTGCTCGAGGAGGCCAGAGTCCAGGCCCAGCACCTGATGTCCGAGCCCGAAGAGGTGCTGGCTGCCGAACTCTCCCTTTCGGGCGGGCGGGCTTGGGTCAAGCTGCACAGCAACCTGACCAGCCAGATTACGGCGGTGGTGCAGGGGGAAGAACTGCCCATGACCGCCGTGCGCAACCTGGCCATGCACCCCGACGAAAGGGTGCGTAAAGCGGCCTATGAAGCCGAACTCAAAGCCTGGAGAGCCCATGAAACTGCCCTTTCGGCGGCCCTCAACGGCTACAAAGGCGAGGTCTCGACCCTGAACCGCAAGCGCGGCTGGGAAGACGACCTGGCCCCGGCCCTGTTCGAGAACCGCATCAGCCGCAAAACCCTCCGGGCCATGCAGCAGGTAATGGTGGATAGTTTTCCTCACTGGCGGCGATACTTTGTCGCCAAGGCCCGGGCTTTGGGCAAGGATAGACTGGACTGGTGGGATCTGTTTGCGCCGGTGGGGCGGCCCGGGCAAAGGCCCAAAAAATGGAGCTGGGAGGAAGGGCAGCGCTTTATTGTGGAACACCTGTTGGGTTTCTCGCAGGCCGCTGCCGAGCTGGCCCAGCGGGCCTATGCCGAGCGCTGGCTGGATGCGCCGCCCCGCAAGGGCAAGGTGGGCGGGGCCTACTGCACCCCGGTGGGACAGGGGCGCTCGCGCATTCTGCTCAACCACGAGGACAGCTTTGAGTCCATCTCGACCCTGGCCCACGAACTGGGCCACGCCTACCACAACCACTGCTTGCGGGAGGTGCCCTACCTGCTGCGCCAGGAGCCCATGACCCTGGCCGAGACGGCTTCCATCATGAACGAAACGGTAGTAGGGGAGGCGGCCCTGCGGGTGCTGCCCCCTGCCGAGCAACTCGGGGTGCTCGAGGGCAGCCTGCAAAGTGCGGCCCAGGTGATTGTGGACATCCACTCGCGCTTTTTGTTCGAGCAGGCGGTGTTTGCCCAGAGGCGGGAGCGGGAGCTTCTGCCGGTTGAACTCTGCCGGCTTATGCAGGAGGCCCAGGAGGCGACCTACGGCGAGGCCCTGGCCACCTATCACCCCTACATGTGGGCCGTCAAAGGCCACTACTACGGCTCCAACTTTTACAACTTCCCCTACGCCTTTGGGCTTTTGTTTGGTCTGTCGCTCTACCGGCAGTACCAACTGGAGGGCCCCGGCTTTGTGGCGCGCTACGACGAACTGCTGGCCTCGGTGGGCAAGTACCCCGCCGAACAACTGGCAGCCCGTTTTGGCTTCGACCTTGAGTCGGTGGACTTTTGGCAGGGGGGCATGGAGGTGCTGAAGGAGCGAATCGCATACTTCGAGGGGCTGCTGGTGCATACATAG
- a CDS encoding thioesterase family protein has translation MKFPVRVPIEVRFSDLDTLKHVNNAVYLTYDEVARGHYLRRAGAAIDGGNFVMARAEVDYIRPILFAEPVEIAIRVEKVGNSSFRTLSETWASGELAARIKVVVVWLEDGKPARIPDWLREAIRALETEPVEGL, from the coding sequence ATGAAGTTTCCGGTGCGCGTTCCTATCGAAGTGCGTTTTAGTGACCTGGACACCCTCAAACACGTCAACAATGCGGTTTATCTGACCTACGACGAGGTGGCGCGGGGCCACTATCTGCGCCGGGCGGGGGCTGCCATCGATGGCGGCAACTTTGTTATGGCCCGGGCCGAGGTGGATTACATCCGGCCCATCCTGTTTGCCGAGCCGGTGGAAATTGCCATCCGGGTCGAGAAGGTGGGCAACTCGAGCTTCCGTACCCTAAGCGAGACCTGGGCCAGCGGGGAGCTGGCCGCCCGCATCAAGGTGGTGGTGGTCTGGCTGGAAGACGGCAAACCCGCCCGCATCCCCGACTGGCTGCGCGAGGCCATCCGGGCTTTGGAAACCGAGCCGGTGGAGGGCTTGTAA